Within the Piliocolobus tephrosceles isolate RC106 chromosome 15, ASM277652v3, whole genome shotgun sequence genome, the region cttggaagagtttgacGACTGGTGTTAGCTCTATTTATAGCTTTTGCAGATTTTGCCAGAGAACACATCTAATTCTAGACTTTCTTCATTGGAAagttttgattactgattcattCTCCTTACTTGTTAtgtgtctattcagattttcttatttcttctggAGTCAATTTTGGTAGTTCATGTGCTTCCAGGAATTTCAAAATTTCATCTAGGTCTTCCAAATTGTAAGCATACAAATGTTCATATTCTTCTCTCATTAAATCCTTTCTATTTCCAGAAAATCAGTAGTAATATTCCCACTCTAATTTCTGAATTAATAATGGGTCCTCTTCTTTCTTTGCCAATCTAGCtagaagtttgtcaattttgttggtGTTTTTAAGTAACCAATTTTGGGTTTCATCagttctcttctattttctgttatttcacttctttcctttgtatactttactatttccttctttcttctggcTTTCAACTTAATatgctgttctttttctagttcctttaggtgtacaattaggttatttatttaagacacccccccttttttttttgagacggagtctttcaccgttgcccaggctggagtgcagtggcaccatctgggctcactgcaagctccacctcctgggttcacaccattctcctacctcagcctcctgagtagctgggattaccggcatgtaccaccatgctcagctaatttttgtattttagtaaagacagggtttcaccgtgttggccaggctggtcttgaactcctgagcttaagtgatctgcccgcctcagcctcccaaagtgctgggcttacaggcatgagccaccaggcccggccattttgctatttgttgtGTATATGTGTTGTGTTTTTAGTCATTTAGGagtttgtgttttgtgtgtgttttcttttgctcCTCATTCCCCCATTACTGTTTTTTTAAGTTGGTTCTTTATAATGTTCCATttgactctttctttttctttttctttttttgagatagagtatcgctcttatcgcccaggctggagtgcaatggcatgatctcggctcatggcaacctctgcctcccaggttcaagcaattctcctgtctcaggctcccaagtagctgggattacagacacctgccaccacactcggctaatttttgtatttttagtagagacggggtttcatcatgttggccaggctggtctcaaactctggccctcaggtgatccccccacctcagcctcccaaagggctgggattacaggcatgagccaccctgcctggcttcgactcttttactcttttattccatcttttttaagttattatttactggttaccttttttgtatttttagtagaaacaggatttcaccatgttagccaggatggtctcgatctcctgacctcgtgatccacctgccttggcctcctaaagttctgggattaacaggcatgagccaagtattcatttattatacttttcagctccagaattttctttggctcttttcaataatttctatctctttactgatattatttatatattgttttcctgatattatttatatattgttttcctgatttccttAAGTTATTTGTTAATGGTCTCCTTTAGTTCAGTGAACATTTGAAGACAGTTGATGTAACATCTTGTGTAGTAATTttaatttccagttttcctcAGGAACAAGTTCTgccaaatttctttttcctgtgaaTGAGCTATCCTGTCCTATTTCTTTGTATGGTTTATAATTTTAGGTTGAGAGATGGACATTCTGTGTATTACAATTTGATAACTCTGGAAATCTAATTCTCTCTTTCAGTGATTGTTGATTTTTGCTTATTGAAGGCTGAAGCaatttttttgtaacttttccaAACTAGTTTTGCAAAGTGTGTACTTCTTGTTGtgtgagagtcttgctctgtcgcccaggctggggtgcagtggcacgatctctgctcactgcaagctccgcctcccgggtttacaccattctcctgcctcagcctcccgagtagctgggactacaggtgcctgccatctcgcccggctaattttttgtatttttttagtagagacgggggtttcaccgggttagccaggatggtctcgatctcctgacctcgtgatccgcccgtctcagcctcccaaagtgctgggattacaggcttgagccaccgcgcccagccattttctgttttcttatatcTGAAGTTAGTCAACGACCTGACAAAAGTTTCCTTAAGTGTCTatctccaaaaagagaaaaacaaaacacattattTCCTTAAATCCCCTCAACAGGGTTGCTTGGAAGCCTCTTCAGCCCATAGAGTTTTTTAACTGGCATTTAACAATGCCAGTTAAATTTAACAATGCCAGTTAAAACAATAGTCAGTCTTAGCGTTAGCCCCTTGGTGTTCTAAAACAGCAATCAGCAATCAAATACACAACCTGAGTTTTAGAAGACAGATCTCTATTGCCCACCCTGGCACCAGCAATCCTCGCTAGGAATGTGGACTGCTATCCACACTGCTGCCTGTCACAGGGCTTGGGAAGGGAGGATGGTAGCCACtacccaaaatgctgaaattcgGCAGCCTCTTCATCAAGCTCACTCTTGCACACTGAAAGTGTTCTACTAGACACCAATATTCCATGGCTACTTAACGTAGTTCTTGCCAGCTAAATTGTTGTTTTGGTGAAGGGACGGATTCCTGGcgctccccaccccaccaccttCCATCTGGGCCTTagtttttcttaaatagtaaATGAGAAGCTTGGAGTAGATGAATGAGTCACAGCCTAGAATCACCTGAAGGGCTTTAAAACCTAGTGATGCAAAGGTCTCACCCCACCTCACATAAATGATCACTGAACATGAAATAACATgatctctcttgctctctttttttttttttgagacggcgtctcgctctgtcgcccgggctggagtgcagtggccggatctcagctcactgcaagctccacctcccgggtttacgccattctcctgcctcagcctcccgagtagctgggactacaggcgcccgccacctcgcccgagtagttttttgtattttgtagtacagacggggtttcactgtgttagccagaatggtctcaatctcctgacctcgtgatcccctcgtctcggcctcccaaagtgctgggattacaggcgtgagccaccgcgcctggccgctctCTTTTTTAATAGACAGtatagctctgttgcccaggctggagtacagtggcacaatcatagctcatggcagcctcaaactcctgggctcaaaagatcctcccactaagggaggagaccacccctcatattgtcttatgcccaatttctgcctccaaagaaagaaaaagtaaaaactaaaaggcagaaatgaaatccgcaagcagacagcccggcaccacaccctgggcctggtagttaaagatcaacccctgacctaatcggttatgttatctatagattacagacattgtatagaaatgcactgtgaaaatccctatcctgttttgctccaatctaattaccggtgcatgcagacCCCAGTCACggaccccctgcttgctcaatcgatcacgaccctctcaggTGCACCCCCAAGAGTTGTGAGCCCTttaaagggacaggaattgctcactcggagagcttggctcttgagacaggggtcttgccaacgcccccggccgaataaaccccttccttctttaacttggtgtctgaggagttttgtctgtggttTGTCCTGCtacaccacctcagcctcccgagtagctaggaccacaggcacatgccaccacacttggctaatttgtcATGTGTCGGGGGGAGTTGTTTTAGTGGTTTTtggtatgttgctcaggctggtcctgaacttctgccctccagcaatcctctcaccttggcctcccaaagccctgggatcaTAGGtatgaggcaccacgcccggccaagggatatctctttttctcctttttctttcttttctttttgtttttttgagatggagtcttgctctgtcgcccaggctggagtgcagcggcgtgatctcagctcactgcaagttccacctccccggttcaagcaattatcctgcctcagcctcccaagtagctgggattacaggcgcccaccaccacacccagctgatttttgtatttttagtagagacggggtttcaccatgttggccaggctggtctcaaactcctgacctcaggtgatccacccgcctcagcctcccaaagtgctgggattacaggcctgagtcaccgtgcccggcctggggTGTCTCTTTTAAACAGTCTCCCCAGGGTATTCTCACACTACCAGATGGTAGCCTTGCTCCTGCTCCAGAGATCACTCTTTGAGGAGCAGGATCCTTTCCAGGTGTTTATTTTCCACATTTGGCTTAATTTGTTGAGGTTTTGACTCATGGAGAAACAGATTCTAGCCTCAAGGCAAAGCGGCTGCTTTCCCCTCAAAGCAGCAGGAACAGGCTACTTGAGTGACAACCCGAGACAAGCATGTAAGCAGGTAACTCTTCAAACACAGGCTAAAGGCTTCATGGCAGCAGGCTACTTACCAAATATGTTAGCCAAATGTTCCTCTCGTTCCTTCGAACCTGATGCAAATACAGCATCGTTCAAGCTCTTTTGTTGGGAATAGCCTATGGGAAAATAAACCATGGCTGTGATTAAGTCTTTCACTGGATCTGGAGGTATTCCCTCTAAATTGATACTCTTCTGCAAGGCATTTTGAGGGCAGCATCATGCACTTGGCCTGAACCCACCTGTTCTGAGTGTCACAGAGCAATCATGAAGTGTCTGCAAGCATCTGAAGTTTCAACACAACACCAGGGGCTAAGCTCATTGTCATATGGTCTCTTGACAGACAATATGCATAAGCATTGAGAGATTTGTGCACAGGGCAGGATTAACTCTACGGGAAAACTGGTAGAAAGGCCTACAGGGTGTATGCCAAACGATTTCAAGCACAATCACATTGATCCAATAAATGACAAGTGGACAGTTCTCTGTTAATAAGACACTGATGAATCATTAAGAAAAGATATACTTAATCAGGCAAGCACTTTGCTAAAAATGTGTTCctagtggccgggcgtggtggctcacgcctgtaatcccagcactttgggaggctgaggcgggtggaccacgaggtcaggagatcgagaccaccctggctaacacggtgaaaccccgtctctactaaaaatacaaaaaactagccgggcgtggtggtgggcgcctgtagtcccagctactcggaggctgaggcaggagaatggcgggaacccgggaggcggagcttgcagtgagctgagatccggccactgcactccagcctgggcgacagagcaagactctgtctcagaaaaaaaaaaaaagtattcctcaTAATGTATCAGCCAAGGGAGCATCATAAAACATGATACAGGGCAAGCTACTGAGATTATGCAGTGAAATATTCATATCTTTTCTCAAAGGATTATGGAATGCATTGGCAGAGTGATTAGTTACTAAACTGCTTTACTGAGAGTCTTATAATTCACGGCACACAAAGCGGTTTATTCTGATAACTAATTACTCATTGTTACTTTTCTTCCTAATTCACATGATGTCCCCCTTACAGcgcttctcttttcttcatgtgATTTGGGGTTGATATGCATTATTTTTGCGTATGTCGCCAGCTGCTTCCTCTCAGCATTGGCATTGGAGCGTCAGTGCTGGAGGAGAAATCAGCTCTGCTTCTCCGGGCAGATATTTTACAGAGGATGGGGTAGAATGACGGCAGGGGTGACAGGGAGGGACGCAGGAAGACCTTGTTCTCCCACGCCGGTGACTTGGGCACTCATGGGCAGTGACCTATAAAGTGCCGGTGAATAGCTGTATAGCTCATAGCTCCTGTTACAAGGAACAGTGAACCCCACTTGCAAGCCGGGCTTCTGTGCTCTGCACAGCCTCCACAGCGGCAGAACGTGCCTGACACTGCACATCAGGGATCACCCCAAAATACAGGGATATCTACACTGAAGCCTGTAGACTCCCATATTGGGAGGAAGATTGTAGAGAGGATTTCAGAGAGTTCTTCACATCTCAGTTTGGCTTTGCCCCCCACCACCCCAGTAGTTAATTTAAGGAATGCTGAAATGCTAGCATCGCACATTTGAGATAACACAGAGGTCTGCAGAGGTACGTACGCATGTCAGGTTACCGACATATacttgcttttttgtgtgtttctctttGTAATGGATCTGACTGCTGTTCTTGTTTCATCAAATGATGGGTCATACGGAACCTTGGAAAACACTTGCATCAGAATTTCATCTGCAGTGAAGTAAACAAAGGCATGTTAATACCAGCAATATTTTGCTAAGTACCTAAAGCAGACTATGAATACAACAAATGCATGACACCAGCTCAATGGATATTGGGCATTATAGGGAAGGAAACTCCAACTACCTAAATCACTTGCAGAACATTGTAATGGCAGGAGACATTTGGGGCAGCAAACACTGCCCGCTAAAGATATATGACCCCAAATCTCATGATACTCAGTGCCCTaattctcctccttcttcctatTGTCAGTCTGCCACACAAGCACCGGGGAGGCCCCCGATGATATCAGAGAAGCAGGCCCTTCCCAACCTCCTGCGCCAAAGCCACAGTGGCCTCTCCCAGACTGCTATGACAGAAGGAAAAACAACCACtctttgtttaagccactgtatGTCAGGTTTTCAGGAAATTGCAGCCAggtgcattccttttttttttttttcctctcttgagatggagtcttgctctgtcgcccagtctgtggcagtggcatgatctcagctcgctgcaagctccgcctcccgggttcataccattctcctgcctcagtctcctgaggagtagctgggactacaggcatccgccaccacgcccggctaatattttgtatttttagtagagacggggtttcaccgtgttagccaggctggcctcgatctcctgacctcgtcatctgcccgcctcagcctcccaaagcgctgggattacaagcgtgagccatcgcgcccggctcaGGCGCATTCTTAACTGATACAGCAACTATGGCACCACATGGACTGCCCTCACCGGGATGATCTTGACCACTCAGTTTTATGACCCATTACTGTACAGAGGAACCAAGCCCCATGCTCCTAAAGATGACAATGCTCCTGGAGACTGGACTAGAGTAGAAGACTTCAGATCATTCACACAAGCTTTCAACCAGCCTTATCTCTGCACAGACACAGGACGAGGTGCTGGGGGTTCAGGGAGGAAGGTGACCTGGTGTGTGGTGTGCCTCCCCGCGCCATCTAGATAGTGGGAGAGGCAGAAGTATACACAGATATAACCAGACATGGCACAGTCACACAGAACTACAAAGCAAGGACCAGGGAagacaggagaggaagaaaatcaGCTCggcctggccgggcacggtggctcaagcctgtaatcccagcactttgggaggccgagatgggcagatcacgaggtcaggagattgagaccatcctggcgaacacagtgaaaccccgtctctactaaaaatacaaaaaattatccgggcatggtggcggcacctgtagtcccagctacacgggagggtgaggcaggagaatgacgtaaacctgggaggtggagcttgcaatgagctgagatccggccactgcactccagcctgggtaacagagcgagactccgtctcaaaaaaaaaaaaaaaaaagaaagaaaaccagctCGGCCTGCAGCAGCCAGAACACAGGTACACGGCTAAGCAGCCTTCCGGAGGAAGTGGGCCCTGCTGGTGAGGCTGGGTTCTGGATTCAGTTGACCACAGTATTTACTGAGACCCAAGGTCACTCCTGTTCACTGACATTGGATGTCTCTGTCAACTCCCTTCACCAACAATCAGGTGCTCATGATCTTACTCCGGCCCTGGTGGCCAGTGTGTGACATGTAAGACACCTGGAAACAGCCCCTAGGAAACACTAACTCATGAGCTACAAGCATCATGAAAAGCCCTTGAAGCAGTCATTGAAGGGGTGTTGCAGACCAGCCACAGCCCACACCAAGATCACACATGACTCacaccctccaccccacccttCGTGCCACTGAAGAAGGATGGGGAGCAAGGAGCCTGACCCCAGCCCTTCCTGGGACGTGACTGCCCGGGACCCGACAGACCCAAAGGGGAAACCTGTCCTCAAGAGAGTTTTGAAGCTTGTGTCCAAACGTTCTGTATGAAAACTGCACCCACAAAAATAGGGGTGGGAGCCACGGGGGCAGAAACAAAGCAGAACAGATTCTATAAGCTCGGAAAGCTCTTTGGAAAACTGTTGCTAATCCACAAGGgttacatttttgaaatatattaagtTCTCCTTCCCTTTTAAGTTCTCAGGCTTGGCTTCCCTGGGAAGCAGTTTTACCTTCCCCTCTAGGCTGTCCTTGCTAAGTCACAGAAAACACTCCTCACAAACCCCACTCATCCTGTATTTATTCTCGGTGCATTTCTGGGGCTGCTGGTTCTTGGTGGTTTTTACTCACTCGACATAACAAGGGCTCACCACAGAGACACCAGAAAATGAACCATCAGGGTCACCAGGACAATGAGGAGCTGCTCTCACCACCCCTCCTTGAGGACCACGGGGACCTACGAGTCCCTGGAAATGCTGCCCAGAGCGAACTGCAGAGTTGAGCTGTGGCCTTCGATGCCAAGGCCCACCTGGCGGGAGCTGGGCCGGTCAGTGGACTCCTGAGGGGCGATGGGAGCTTTGCAAACCCCCACCTCTTCTCCCATCTTCAGATGCAATCACCCGCCTCCTACACATACGGGGCCGCATTCAGAGACACCGGGGTCACCTGCAAGGCCGAGAACAAGGCTTCTGCCTCCTAGACAGCAGGTGCTGAGGGCACAGCAAGGGGGACGGCAAGGGCTACCTGCATCTGCTCATTCATCCCCTCCTGCTCACCTGCCAGGCAGTGGTCTATGCAGACTGCCCGAGGCCCCTGTGACGGCTCCCATGGGGAGGAGCAAGCCCAGCGCCCCTGACAGGGACAGCTGCCGGAACGGAGACCCCTCGGGTGTCGAGAGATCTGCTCCCTTGCAAGCAGGAGTGAACAGGCATCGCTCTGTGATCCGAATGCCTCCTAACCCGGGGGGAAGCATCAGTGCCACTCTCCCGGTTGCTCCTTCTCACACCTAAGGCGACCCTCAACCTTCGCTCCCGATGCACAGCCCAGGCACCCTCAGGAGAGACTTCACTGGCATTTGCACAGCTTCCTTCAGCACAGCTGTGGTTCAGAACCCTTTTCTCCGTCTCAGCTCTCTGCTTCCCTGGGCCTTAGTTTTTCTCATATGTTCAATGGAAGGTTTAGAGTGGGGACCAGTGAGTCTCAGCCTAGTGTCCCCTGGAGGATTAGAAAACTACAAATGCGAAGGTCTATCCCCACACCCCAAAATCTGATGCGGGTTGTGTGTGGAATGTCCCAATTGTTAAAAAGAGGATTGTCCCAGGGGTTCTCATACTCAATTAGGGTTGAGAACCCCTGGAGGAGGTTCAGCTTGGCCTTGGGGCCTTCGAGCAGAAACTGGTGAGGCAGGTGTGTCATGGTGTGAGGTGGCATCTGACGCTGCAGACTCAGTGAGCTCCCACGCAGCCCTGCTCTGCTCCACTCATGCTTAGCAGGGTCCTTTTGAGGTGTTTATCGTCTGTTTTgcttaatttattgagactttgaCACGTAGACAGATTCTAGCCTCAAGGAAGAGCACCTGCCTTCCCTTCACAGCAGTGGGAACAGGTTACCTGGGAGACCATGAGGGCCATGCACGCAATTCTTCAAATCCAGCCTGAGGTTCTGCAGGAAGGGGGGTAACTCACCAAATATTTTAGCCAAACCTTCATCAGGATTTTTTGAACTTGAGgaaaattcaggccaggtgcggtggctcacatctgtaatcccagtgctgtgagaggccaaggtgggaggatcacttgaggtcaggagttcgagaccagcctggggaacatagggagacctggactctgcaaaaaataaaaagtaattatctgggcatgatgctgtacacctgtggtcccagccactcgggaagctgagacgggaggatccactgaggtcaggagttcgtgaccagcctggccaacatgatgaaaccccgtctctactaaaaattgtattttagtaATTACTAATTTACTAGTAATTTACTAATTTagtaaattagctgggcatggtggtgcgcacctgtaaacccagcaacttgggaggctgaggcaggataatcgcttgaacctgggaagcgaggttgcagcgagccgagatagcgccattgcactccaggctgggcaagagagctacactccatctcaaaaaattaaaaattaaaaattaaaattagatagtGATGTGATACTTCACAACTGTGTGAGTATAATAAAAACCACGGAATTAGATACTTTTTAAAGGGTAAatttggccagatgtggtggttcatgcctgtaatcccagcactttgggaggccaaggtaggagaatcacttgagccccggagtttgagatcagcctggacaacatagtgagatccctatttctacaaaaattaaaaaaattagctgggtgtagcagcacatgcctgtggtcccaactacttgggaggctgaagggaggATCCTTgggcctggaaggtggaggctgcaattagctagtgattgtgtcactgcactccagccctgggtgacagagggagaccctgcctcaaaaataataataatacataggaaaataaaattaagggtgaattttattatatattatatctcTATAAAgttattactacttttttttttttttttgagacaggatcccactctgttgcccaagcttgagtgcagtggtgtgatcacagcttactgcagcctcgactttttgggctcaagtgatcctcccacctagccttgggaccacaggcacgcaccaccatgcatggctaattttttaatgttttatacaGACAGGCTCtcattttgttgcctaggcttgtcgcaaactctggagctcaagggatccccctgccttggcctcctaaagtgctggggttacgggACTGAGTCACTGTACTCGGCCtaatgctgttttgttttgttttgagactgagtctcacttccgtcgcccaggctggagtgccgtggtgcaatctctgctcactgcaagctccgcctcccgggtttccgccattctcctgcctcagcctccgagtagctgggactacaggcacccgccaccatgcccagctaattttttgtatttttagtagagatggggtttcaccatgttagccaggatggtctcgatctcctgacctcgtgatccacccgccttggcctctcaaagtgctgggattacaggcgggagccaccgtgcccggcagcaCATGGTGGTTCTTTATACTAATCTTTCTACTTTTGCATATGTTTGGAAATTCTTACAATGAAAAGTTAAAATGGTAActttaacttttaaagttttaaagtaaaatggTAACTTTAACTTTAACCATAACTTGGCAGGTATGCCACCCTCCTATAGAGCTCTGAATTTTTTGATAGCTTCAAAGTtaggaaaatgttttcagttaCCCCCTTCTCCCAAGTAATACACCCTGAAAGGTAGATTTGGAGAGGTAAAGAAGGTCGAGTATCTGCGCTCCCCACTGTGCGGGGGAATGCCCTCCTCTGCCCCACTTAGGCTAGAAGCGAGGCCCGTGTTTCTCTCCAGCTGCCACAGCAACATACCTTGGATCCAGCAGAGCACAAAGAAGAGGGCCACGGCTCTGCTCATCTTTGCCTTAGTCCATGAACCATCAGGGAGAAGCCAGTCTTCTGAAGACCCTTCCGACTCAGCAGCTGTGGATTCCAGGGTACCACGGAACCTGACGGTCTGTGAAGTCACACCCGGAAGTGAGGTGGGGCCTGCTTGCCCGTGAGAAGGGGAAGGGCCTGTGTCTGTGGACAGGGACAGGAGCCATGCTGGTGGCCCTGAAGTGACTGCCTCTCCGCTTACTTCCCTCGGCTCCCTGGTGCCTTCCTCCATCCTGCATGTCCTGAGGGCAACAGGATATTAACCAGGAATCTGAAGTCACCAGTGACAGAAGCTCAACTAAATTGGCTGAAGCGAATTGGAAGTAGTTAGAATAGCCAGAAAAATCCTGTGATCAATCAAGACCTTACAGCCGGACaggcgcggaggctcacacctgtaatcccagcagtttggaaggctgaggcaggtggatcacctgaggtcacgagttccagaccagcctggccaacatggtgaaaccccgtctcactaACAAAGTGTTGCTATGTATTGTATTAGGTAAAATTATAACACCAAAATAGCACAGACCAAGTGATACGCCCATTTTGTTACTCATGTGTCACTATTTCCCTCTATTACATTTTATAAGTATTAAActgttttcaaaggaaaaatcttTCTATTTTAGTACCTTGTACTacgcttttttctagtttttttccatGTTCATTTTGTACTGGGTCCCACAAACTGTGTAGCCAGCCATGCCCCTGAGGCTTCATGTTCTCAGCGTGTGTTCCATGGCTGACACGGCAGATATCTTTTAGTGGTAAAAACTCGCACAAAGAGTTATACAGGGCCAGGCACgggggttcacgcctgtaatcccagcaatctgggaggccgaggcacacagatcacttggggtcaggagttcaagacaagcctgaccaacacagtgaaatccccctctactaaaaacacaaacattagccaggtgtggtggcaagtgtccatagtcccagctacttgggaggctgaggcaggagaatcacttgcacctgggaggtggaagctgcagtgagccaagatcacacccactaccctccagcctgagcgacagcgtgagactctgtctcaaaaaagaaaaaataaaataatctgcacaGAAGTGGACCCGCACAATTCAACCCTGTATTGTG harbors:
- the C15H2orf92 gene encoding uncharacterized protein C2orf92 homolog isoform X1 — protein: MEEGTREPREVSGEAVTSGPPAWLLSLSTDTGPSPSHGQAGPTSLPGVTSQTVRFRGTLESTAAESEGSSEDWLLPDGSWTKAKMSRAVALFFVLCWIQESRSPYVPQAGLELLTSSDPPTLASHSTGITDVSHRTWPEFSSSSKNPDEGLAKIFDEILMQVFSKVPYDPSFDETRTAVRSITKRNTQKSYSQQKSLNDAVFASGSKEREEHLANIFDEILLQVFPKIPYDTSFSETTAVRSITKTGMRKATSVAWNSPEPEYFLGSVDKIPDKDAHFRTMPCKQLLHFLQRNTIIAAISGVVILTAIVLLLLGLASYIRKKRPSSPPAKTTYNIFIMNGKTWWQNSEEKNFTKYTKNQKQLKSSSCV
- the C15H2orf92 gene encoding uncharacterized protein C2orf92 homolog isoform X3, translated to MEEGTREPREVSGEAVTSGPPAWLLSLSTDTGPSPSHGQAGPTSLPGVTSQTVRFRGTLESTAAESEGSSEDWLLPDGSWTKAKMSRAVALFFVLCWIQESRSPYVPQAGLELLTSSDPPTLASHSTGITDVSHRTWPEFSSSSKNPDEGLAKIFDEILMQVFSKVPYDPSFDETRTAVRSITKRNTQKSYSQQKSLNDAVFASGSKEREEHLANIFATSVAWNSPEPEYFLGSVDKIPDKDAHFRTMPCKQLLHFLQRNTIIAAISGVVILTAIVLLLLGLASYIRKKRPSSPPAKTTYNIFIMNGKTWWQNSEEKNFTKYTKNQKQLKSSSCV
- the C15H2orf92 gene encoding uncharacterized protein C2orf92 homolog isoform X4, producing the protein MEEGTREPREVSGEAVTSGPPAWLLSLSTDTGPSPSHGQAGPTSLPGVTSQTVRFRGTLESTAAESEGSSEDWLLPDGSWTKAKMSRAVALFFVLCWIQESRSPYVPQAGLELLTSSDPPTLASHSTGITDVSHRTWPEFSSSSKNPDEGLAKIFDEILMQVFSKVPYDPSFDETRTAVRSITKRNTQKSYSQQKSLNDAVFASGSKEREEHLANIFDAHFRTMPCKQLLHFLQRNTIIAAISGVVILTAIVLLLLGLASYIRKKRPSSPPAKTTYNIFIMNGKTWWQNSEEKNFTKYTKNQKQLKSSSCV
- the C15H2orf92 gene encoding uncharacterized protein C2orf92 homolog isoform X2 translates to MEEGTREPREVSGEAVTSGPPAWLLSLSTDTGPSPSHGQAGPTSLPGVTSQTVRFRGTLESTAAESEGSSEDWLLPDGSWTKAKMSRAVALFFVLCWIQESRSPYVPQAGLELLTSSDPPTLASHSTGITDVSHRTWPEFSSSSKNPDEGLAKIFDEILMQVFSKVPYDPSFDETRTAVRSITKRNTQKSYSQQKSLNDAVFASGSKEREEHLANIFDHLSEEKRFKESSLSDRDLREQLTTVDKETLQGAAKPDAHFRTMPCKQLLHFLQRNTIIAAISGVVILTAIVLLLLGLASYIRKKRPSSPPAKTTYNIFIMNGKTWWQNSEEKNFTKYTKNQKQLKSSSCV